ACAACATGTCGCGAATAGTTAGACGTTCTGTTGTGACTGGATCGAACATTTTGAAATCCTTCATATACGACTTCACAGGGATATCCCAATCCAGTATCCCCCGATCAACAAGCAGAGCAGCGGCTGCTGCGGTAAAGGCTTTGGTACTTGAACCGATGGCAAACAACGTATTAGGGGTAACTTCAAGTTTGGATTCCAGGTCACGATAACCGTAGCCTTTTTGCCAGATGACTTCATCCTTATAGATCACAGCCACCGCTGTACCGACACCATTCCATAGTTGAAGCTGATCATCGATGAATTCATCCAGTCCTTCCAGTGATGTGCGAAGCTTTGTTGTTGTCATACCTTTTCCTCCCGATATTCAATTTTCCTACAATTCACTATGCCTTTTCTGGATAAAGTTAACATCCTCCCCGAGACTTATTTTGCGTAGTCAATGCCGTATTAACCGACTTCACCGATTGCTTGTCAAACTAGTCCGCATATATCGAACAAGTCCCTCATAACATGTACTAATCAAGTAGGGGTTCTGCTGCAAGCACAATCCTGAAGTGAAAACATGTGCTAAAGGGGATGATGTCATGCGCCGAATATCATGGATGCTTGCCATGGTATTGGTCTTATCGGCCTTACTTGCCGCCTGCGGGAAGAAGGATGCGGCAGCTGTGGTCAAAGATCTGAACGAAGTCGTAGGAGAGATGGAAAGTTACCAGGGGGCAGGCGTGATGACGCTGCATACCGGAGATGCGCCGCAGCAGTACAAGGTCGAGGTATGGCATCAGAAGCCTTCCTATTATCGTATTGCGTTAACGAATGCCAAAAAGGATGTAACACAGATTGTCTTGCGTAACGATGAAGGCGTGTTTGTTTTGACACCGAGCCAGAACAAAAGCTTCCGTTTTCAAAGCAATTGGCCAGATAATCAAGGACAGGTATATCTCTATGAAACTTTGATTCGGAGCATTACGGGGGACACAACCCGCCAGTTTGCGGATGAAAAGGAGAGCTATGTATTTGATGTAGCTGCCAATTATAATACACATGCACTTGTCAGACAGAAAATCTGGCTGAACAAAAGTGATTATGCACCTAAACAGGTGGAGGTATCCGACTCCAATGCCAATGTTGTGGTCGATGTGAAATTTGACTCCTTCAAATTCGGGACTGAATTTGAGAAAGATGCCTTTGACATGCAACGTAACATGACAGCAGCTACAGAAGAAGGCGGTAAAACAGGAACCGACTCCGGTGTGACTCCTGTGGAGCAAACCGGTAATGAGGGCAGTAAAGAACCGGCTAATCCTCAGACTGCACCTGAACCTGACGGAGCTGTTACTGATGGACAGACGGGTGTAGGTGGGAACACAGAGCAGCAAGGTACAGAAGGTGCTGCAACAGGCCAGGAAGGCGAAGAGCCAACCCTCGCAGAACCGGAAGGTTCAGACAGCTTCGGCGTAATTCAGCCGACCTATGCGCCGGAAGGCGTACAGCTCAAGGATGATCAGATCTTGGAAGAAGCGGAAGACTATTCGGTCATGCTTCGTTATGAAGGAACCTATAATTACACGATATTCGAAGCCAGACCGCAGGATCGAGCTGTATCGCTTGCTCCATCCAGTGTAGTGGATCTTGGATTCACATTGGGAATGATCAGCGGAGATGCATTGAAGACTCTGACATGGATGACAGATGGCATAGAATATCGGATCACCAGTGCAGACCTGCCTCAGAACGAAATGGTACGCATTGCAACATCGATGCAGGAAGAGTCAG
The window above is part of the Paenibacillus sp. 1781tsa1 genome. Proteins encoded here:
- a CDS encoding outer membrane lipoprotein-sorting protein; amino-acid sequence: MRRISWMLAMVLVLSALLAACGKKDAAAVVKDLNEVVGEMESYQGAGVMTLHTGDAPQQYKVEVWHQKPSYYRIALTNAKKDVTQIVLRNDEGVFVLTPSQNKSFRFQSNWPDNQGQVYLYETLIRSITGDTTRQFADEKESYVFDVAANYNTHALVRQKIWLNKSDYAPKQVEVSDSNANVVVDVKFDSFKFGTEFEKDAFDMQRNMTAATEEGGKTGTDSGVTPVEQTGNEGSKEPANPQTAPEPDGAVTDGQTGVGGNTEQQGTEGAATGQEGEEPTLAEPEGSDSFGVIQPTYAPEGVQLKDDQILEEAEDYSVMLRYEGTYNYTIFEARPQDRAVSLAPSSVVDLGFTLGMISGDALKTLTWMTDGIEYRITSADLPQNEMVRIATSMQEESGK